One Helianthus annuus cultivar XRQ/B chromosome 12, HanXRQr2.0-SUNRISE, whole genome shotgun sequence genomic region harbors:
- the LOC110892912 gene encoding uncharacterized protein LOC110892912, translating into MKEGLIKFPTLTAPFEKEPLILYLSSSDKAVGSVLLVERNGVQTPIYYVSRVLTDPETRYSTMEKLVLALLHASRRLRKYFTGHVVTVLTNFNISTILQKPETSGRLAKWAIELGGHNILYRPRPAIKGQVLADFITEVPEDKIKDCEIVETPREDKSDGLWLLYTDGASNEDGAGAGLRLVCPEKHEFTYAIKLDFKNTNNEAEYEAFLAGLRLAIKMGAQNVQAHVDSLLIASQINGVHNAKGDVMALYLDQTKELLQKFKSYKVVHINRSENKPADALSKLASTSFQNLAKDVRIEVLKNPSGLLRQVNVIKIGQPSWMTPIIQYLQEGILPDNKAEARKVQNKAPHYEMNGGILYRRSFLGPLLRCVDPQDAKYLIREIHEGICGIHAVPRMVAAKLMNAGYYWPGMHVDALKELGKCDSCQRHAPKTLRPKNDLIPMSTVHGLSSSGELIWSDLSLKLREL; encoded by the coding sequence ACGTCAGTAGGGTGCTTACTGATCCAGAAACGagatattccacaatggaaaagTTGGTACTTGCGCTGCTACACGCCTCCAGAAGGCTGCGCAAATATTTTACAGGGCATGTGGTCACGGTACTCACCAACTTTAACATCAGCACCATATTACAAAAGCCAGAAACGTCAGGTCGCCTAGCGAAGTGGGCAATCGAACTGGGGGGCCACAACATTCTCTACAGGCCGCGCCCAGCAATCAAGGGTCAAGTCCTAGCGGACTTCATCACCGAAGTCCCAGAGGACAAAATCAAAGATTGTGAGATTGTCGAGACTCCCAGAGAAGACAAGTCCGATGGGTTATGGTTGCTATACACTGATGGGGCCTCAAACGAAGATGGTGCAGGGGCTGGATTGCGCCTGGTTTGTCCTGAGAAACATGAATTTACATACGCCATTAAGTTGGATTTTAAGAATACCAACAATGAGGCGGAATATGAAGCATTTTTGGCAGGCCTGCGcctcgccatcaaaatgggagcTCAAAACGTACAAGCGCATGTCGACTCACTTTTGATCGCCAGTCAAATCAACGGAGTGCATAATGCAAAGGGCGATGTTATGGCCTTGTATTTAGACCAAACAAAAGAGTTGCTGCAAAAATTCAAGTCATACAAGGTAGTACACATCAATCGCTCAGAGAACAAACCAGCGGACGCCTTGAGCAAGCTCGCCTCAACTTCTTTCCAAAATCTTGCCAAAGATGTACGAATCGAAGTACTAAAAAACCCGTCAGGTCTATTGCGTCAAGTAAATGTGATCAAGATAGGGCAACCATCTTGGATGACCCCTATCATTCAGTACTTGCAAGAGGGAATACTCCCTGATAACAAAGCAGAGGCAAGGAAGGTACAGAACAAGGCCCCGCATTATGAGATGAATGGTGGTATCTTGTACCGAAGATCCTTCTTGGGGCCACTTCTGCGCTGTGTAGACCCCCAAGATGCAAAATACTTGATCAGGGAGATTCACGAAGGAATATGTGGCATCCATGCAGTCCCACGCATGGTTGCCGCGAAATTAATGAACGCTGGTTACTATTGGCCAGGGATGCACGTGGACGCTCTAAAGGAATTGGGCAAATGCGACTCCTGTCAAAGGCATGCCCCGAAAACCCTGCGCCCGAAAAATGATCTCATTCCTATGTCCACTGTGCATGGCCTTTCCAGCAGTGGGGAATTGATATGGTCGGACCTTTCCCTGAAGCTCCGGGAGCTGTGA